TATGTATCTCCAGCCCGATCACGACTTCCCATTGCATGTGTTTCTCCTCAGAAGCCGGTTGGGGTGCGGGTGTGCCAATCAGTGTTCAGCTGGTACTGATGAGCGACATTGAGCAGGCGGCCTTCCTGGAAATACGGCGCGAGCAGCTGCACGCCCACCGGCAGGCCATCGACGAAACCGGCCGGCATGGACAAGCCTGGCAAGCCGGCGAGGTTGGCGGTGATGGTGTAGACGTCTTCCAGGTAGGCAGCGACCGGGTCGCTGTTCTTGGCGCCGAGTTTCCAGGCCGGGTTCGGCGTGGTTGGGCCGAGGATGATGTCGACCTCGTTGAAGGCGGCCATGAAGTCGTTTTTTACCAGGCGGCGGATTTTTTGCGCCTTGAGGTAGTAGGCATCGTAGTAGCCAGCGGACAGCGCGTAGGCGCCGACCATGATCCGGCGTTGCACTTCGGCGCCGAAGCCTTCGCCACGGGAGCGCTTGTACAGATCGATGAGGTTTTGCGGATTCTCGCAGCGATGGCCGAAGCGCACGCCGTCGAAGCGCGAGAGGTTCGAGGACGCTTCCGCCGGGGCGATCACATAGTACGCCGGGATGGCGTGCTGCATGTTCGGCAGGCTGATTTCCTTGATCACGGCGCCGAGCTTTTCCAGCGCCTTGATGCTGTCTTGGATCAGCTCGGCGATGCGCGGGTCGAGGCCGGCGCCGAAGTATTCCTTCGGTACGCCGATGCGCAGGCCTTGCAGCGAGCCGTTGAGGCCGGCGCTGTAGTCCGGCACCGGCTCATCGATGCTGGTGGAATCGTTCGGGTCGAAGCCGGCCATGCCTTGCAGCAGGATCGCGCAGTCTTCGGCGGTGCGCGCCAGCGGGCCGCCCTGGTCGAGGCTGGAGGCGTAGGCGATCATGCCCCAGCGCGAGACGCGACCGTAGGTCGGCTTGAGCCCGGTGAGGTTGGTGAACGCGGCTGGCTGGCGGATCGAGCCGCCGGTGTCGGTCGCGGTGGCAGCGGGCAACAGGCGCGCGGCCACGGCGGCGGCGGAACCGCCGGACGAACCGCCCGGGACATGTTCCAGGTTCCACGGGTTTTTCACCGCGCCGTAGTAGCTCGACTCGTTGGCAGAACCCATGGCGAATTCGTCCATGTTGGTCTTGCCCAGGGTCACGGTGCCGGCGGCGGCCAACTTGGCGACGACGGTGGCGTCGTACGGCGCCTTGAAGTTATCGAGCATCTTCGAGCCGCAACTGGTGCGGATGCCCTGGGTGCAGAACAGGTCTTTGTGGGCAATCGGCGCACCGAGCAGGGCGCCGCTCTCACCGTTGGCGCGACGGGCGTCGGCGGCCTTGGCCTGGCTCAGGGCCAGTTCTTCGGTGAGGCTGATGAAACTGTT
The Pseudomonas marvdashtae genome window above contains:
- the gatA gene encoding Asp-tRNA(Asn)/Glu-tRNA(Gln) amidotransferase subunit GatA, producing the protein MHHMTLAEIARGLADKKFSSEELTKTLLARIAQLDPQLNSFISLTEELALSQAKAADARRANGESGALLGAPIAHKDLFCTQGIRTSCGSKMLDNFKAPYDATVVAKLAAAGTVTLGKTNMDEFAMGSANESSYYGAVKNPWNLEHVPGGSSGGSAAAVAARLLPAATATDTGGSIRQPAAFTNLTGLKPTYGRVSRWGMIAYASSLDQGGPLARTAEDCAILLQGMAGFDPNDSTSIDEPVPDYSAGLNGSLQGLRIGVPKEYFGAGLDPRIAELIQDSIKALEKLGAVIKEISLPNMQHAIPAYYVIAPAEASSNLSRFDGVRFGHRCENPQNLIDLYKRSRGEGFGAEVQRRIMVGAYALSAGYYDAYYLKAQKIRRLVKNDFMAAFNEVDIILGPTTPNPAWKLGAKNSDPVAAYLEDVYTITANLAGLPGLSMPAGFVDGLPVGVQLLAPYFQEGRLLNVAHQYQLNTDWHTRTPTGF